A DNA window from Altererythrobacter sp. B11 contains the following coding sequences:
- a CDS encoding polysaccharide biosynthesis/export family protein encodes MPIPASNLRNVRIAVLPLAALSLASCWSTRGGNIPYDVADFGAPDPISSTTLDESYQIAPLDTLKINVFQVEDLSGEYDVDLTGNIAMPLIGNVKAVDLTTAQLQEELEEKLEVSYLRNPDITVGITKSSGSNITVEGSVRRPGVFPVAGRLTLIQAIAMAQGPDDAANERRVAIFRRIDGKRMAAAYDLLSIRRDEAEDPTVYRGDIIVVDGSATKRAWRDMLRSMPLLGVFNPVL; translated from the coding sequence TCTGCCTCTTGCTGCCCTTTCGCTCGCATCATGCTGGTCCACGCGCGGCGGCAATATCCCATATGACGTCGCAGATTTCGGAGCGCCCGATCCGATTTCCTCGACCACTCTCGACGAAAGTTACCAGATCGCACCGCTCGACACGTTGAAAATCAACGTGTTCCAGGTCGAGGATCTTTCGGGCGAGTACGATGTTGACCTGACCGGCAACATCGCGATGCCCCTGATCGGCAATGTGAAGGCTGTGGATCTCACAACAGCCCAATTGCAGGAAGAGCTCGAGGAAAAACTCGAGGTGTCGTACCTGCGCAATCCGGACATCACAGTCGGAATAACGAAGTCGTCCGGGAGCAATATCACTGTCGAAGGCTCAGTCCGGCGGCCAGGCGTGTTCCCGGTCGCGGGCCGCTTGACCCTGATACAGGCAATTGCGATGGCGCAAGGTCCCGATGATGCCGCCAATGAGCGTCGGGTCGCGATATTTCGGCGGATCGACGGGAAGCGCATGGCCGCGGCCTACGATCTGCTCAGCATTCGCCGAGACGAGGCAGAAGACCCCACAGTCTATCGTGGCGACATCATCGTGGTGGACGGCTCGGCTACCAAACGCGCGTGGCGTGACATGCTGCGGTCGATGCCTCTGCTCGGCGTCTTCAATCCCGTTCTGTAG